A portion of the Cryptomeria japonica chromosome 5, Sugi_1.0, whole genome shotgun sequence genome contains these proteins:
- the LOC131043935 gene encoding uncharacterized protein LOC131043935 has translation MANSMSNSMAKALWVLVFCAGAVSGRTQSLWGENGNLGVLEDAKQWRYLSKTFLKCKVWQVEETLDTINCPYHYYCNTTYPGNYLAVVDWFAVLLAAALCLCLSGVMIWEVRGRLFGQDFSRGKARYWVPSGPLLLPLSLLVMAKGHRINSVFPMAYMAPAWLKLLHISALGFTGYEINGVSKNLNAVVFEVSMAVGMLHGSLYVDAVTLPYYTGVEASMSMSSGICRSCICRKEPLVAGGTFFYRAWSYGSFVVFSGLLSRLAYGLWWNDGNAERFISLARWGLELLAWGFTAWDVFKMGHNSPPLQHGLPYKSVMAPLLLMLLLCFYKRVWNLYREIESKYNPNTNYKAHYIP, from the coding sequence ATGGCGAATTCAATGTCTAATTCAATGGCTAAAGCTCTGTGGGTACTGGTATTTTGTGCAGGAGCTGTATCAGGGCGAACTCAATCATTGTGGGGAGAGAATGGAAATTTAGGAGTTCTTGAGGATGCTAAACAATGGCGGTACTTGTCCAAGACTTTTCTGAAATGTAAGGTATGGCAGGTAGAAGAAACTCTAGATACAATAAACTGCCCCTATCACTATTACTGCAATACTACATATCCAGGCAATTACTTGGCTGTTGTGGACTGGTTTGCAGTGCTTTTGGCAGCAGCTTTATGCCTGTGTTTGAGTGGGGTGATGATATGGGAAGTGAGAGGGAGATTATTTGGGCAAGATTTCAGTAGGGGGAAGGCCAGATATTGGGTTCCATCTGGTCCTCTGCTACTTCCCCTGTCTCTGCTTGTAATGGCAAAAGGGCATAGAATCAATTCAGTTTTCCCTATGGCCTACATGGCCCCTGCATGGCTTAAACTGCTTCATATCTCTGCTCTGGGATTCACTGGCTATGAAATCAATGGAGTTTCCAAGAATCTGAATGCTGTGGTTTTTGAGGTCTCCATGGCTGTGGGTATGTTACATGGGAGTCTCTATGTGGATGCAGTCACTCTGCCTTATTATACAGGGGTGGAAGCTTCAATGTCCATGTCATCTGGGATTTGCAGGTCTTGTATATGCAGGAAAGAGCCCCTTGTGGCAGGAGGGACTTTCTTCTACAGGGCATGGTCATATGGGAGTTTTGTGGTTTTCTCTGGACTGCTTTCGCGCCTCGCCTATGGGCTATGGTGGAATGATGGAAATGCTGAACGTTTCATCAGTTTGGCCCGTTGGGGACTTGAGTTATTGGCTTGGGGATTCACTGCTTGGGATGTTTTTAAGATGGGTCACAATTCCCCTCCTCTGCAACATGGCCTGCCATACAAGTCGGTCATGGCTCCTCTGCTTTTGATGCTTCTCCTCTGTTTCTACAAACGAGTATGGAATTTGTACAGAGAAATTGAATCCAAGTATAACCCAAATACTAACTACAAAGCACATTACATTCCCTGA